The proteins below are encoded in one region of Leptotrichia sp. oral taxon 218:
- a CDS encoding YafY family protein — MNIKLARLFEIVQILLTEKKVTAEKLARHFEVSKRTIYRDIETLTLAQIPIYSEKGRYGGIGLIKNFTIDKSFLSQNEQNEILFALQSLNAIQDFKNNITLTKLSSIFNRKADDWIEVDFSRYGKNDSILFEKIKNSILEKKVIEFIYFNTKGKKSKRTVEPLKLWFKEKAWYLFAYCRKKKDIRQFKIARIKNLELTCEHFERELKKENLKNQNNVNGKGTKIVIEVDKSQAYRVYDEFFEENIAKKENENFEITIEIFENEWLYGYLLSFGEHLKVLKPARIREILAKKVEKMRENYKI; from the coding sequence ATGAATATAAAATTAGCCAGACTTTTTGAAATTGTACAAATTTTATTGACGGAAAAGAAAGTGACAGCAGAAAAATTGGCACGTCATTTTGAAGTGTCCAAAAGAACGATATATAGAGATATTGAAACTTTGACATTAGCACAAATTCCAATTTATTCGGAAAAAGGAAGATATGGGGGAATTGGACTTATAAAAAATTTTACGATAGATAAATCTTTTTTATCTCAGAATGAGCAAAATGAGATTTTATTTGCTCTGCAAAGCTTAAACGCGATTCAAGATTTTAAAAACAACATCACTTTAACAAAATTAAGCTCCATTTTTAATAGAAAGGCTGATGACTGGATCGAAGTTGATTTTTCAAGATATGGTAAAAATGATAGTATTTTGTTTGAAAAAATTAAAAATTCAATACTTGAAAAAAAAGTTATAGAATTTATCTATTTTAATACAAAAGGAAAAAAGTCCAAAAGAACGGTAGAACCACTAAAATTGTGGTTTAAAGAAAAAGCGTGGTATCTTTTTGCATATTGTCGCAAGAAAAAAGATATTAGGCAGTTTAAAATAGCTAGAATAAAAAATTTGGAATTGACTTGTGAACATTTTGAAAGAGAACTTAAAAAGGAAAATTTGAAAAATCAAAATAATGTGAATGGAAAAGGCACAAAAATAGTGATTGAAGTTGATAAATCTCAAGCTTACCGTGTATACGACGAATTTTTTGAAGAAAATATCGCAAAAAAAGAAAACGAAAATTTTGAAATAACTATAGAAATTTTTGAAAATGAATGGTTATACGGATATTTACTATCTTTTGGAGAACACTTAAAAGTTTTAAAACCTGCAAGAATCAGAGAAATTTTGGCAAAGAAAGTTGAAAAAATGAGAGAAAATTATAAAATATAA
- a CDS encoding transposase family protein, producing the protein MEKEIKKVEIICDTYHVYGIRADIRQNCCDRRMNIHDYRTVTIRSLSYGNRKAILHIEKQRYVCPICNKRTTSSIGIVDRNCSISNEVKDEIRRKLSEMKSFTQIGREENTSISTVMRLFHDIEVPHKELDYETVYLDEFKGNADKEKYQLAIYDTNHILIDILKDRKSSTIREFFLCHKDSIKKV; encoded by the coding sequence ATGGAAAAAGAAATAAAAAAAGTTGAAATTATCTGTGACACCTATCATGTATATGGAATAAGAGCTGATATAAGGCAGAACTGCTGTGATAGAAGGATGAATATACATGACTACAGGACTGTTACAATAAGAAGCCTCAGTTATGGAAACAGGAAAGCTATACTTCATATAGAAAAACAGAGGTATGTCTGTCCTATATGCAATAAAAGGACAACTTCCTCAATAGGTATTGTGGATAGGAACTGCAGCATCTCAAACGAAGTCAAGGATGAGATAAGAAGAAAACTTTCTGAGATGAAGTCATTCACTCAGATAGGAAGGGAAGAAAATACGAGCATATCAACTGTCATGAGGTTATTTCATGACATTGAAGTTCCTCATAAGGAGCTGGATTATGAAACTGTATACCTTGATGAATTTAAGGGGAATGCAGATAAAGAAAAATACCAGCTGGCAATATATGATACAAACCATATCCTGATAGATATTTTAAAGGACAGGAAATCATCAACTATAAGGGAATTCTTTCTCTGTCATAAAGACAGTATAAAAAAGGTATGA
- a CDS encoding sugar O-acetyltransferase: MTEKEKMIAGMIYDANYDEELLRERTKAKELCHEYNYLVKPSEIEKQNKILKKLLGKTGKNFTVTAPFWCDYGYNIELGENFYSNHNVVILDGAKVKFGANVFVAPNCGFYTAGHPLDSEQRNAGLEYAKPITVGNNVWFGAGVHVMPGVTIGNDVVIVAGSVVTKDIPSGVMAAGVPCKVVKKITD; this comes from the coding sequence ATGACAGAGAAAGAAAAAATGATAGCAGGAATGATTTATGATGCTAATTATGATGAAGAACTTTTGAGAGAAAGAACGAAAGCAAAAGAATTGTGCCATGAGTATAATTATTTAGTGAAACCGTCAGAAATTGAAAAGCAAAATAAAATTTTAAAAAAATTACTTGGAAAAACAGGAAAAAATTTCACAGTGACAGCACCATTTTGGTGTGATTATGGCTATAATATTGAACTTGGTGAAAATTTTTACAGTAATCATAATGTTGTAATTTTAGATGGAGCAAAAGTAAAATTTGGAGCTAATGTATTTGTTGCTCCAAATTGCGGATTTTATACGGCAGGACATCCTTTGGATAGTGAACAGAGAAATGCAGGACTTGAATACGCAAAGCCAATAACAGTGGGAAATAATGTATGGTTTGGAGCAGGAGTTCATGTAATGCCTGGAGTTACAATTGGAAATGATGTTGTAATTGTCGCAGGAAGTGTCGTTACTAAAGATATTCCTTCTGGAGTTATGGCAGCTGGTGTACCATGTAAAGTTGTAAAAAAAATAACAGATTAA
- the gap gene encoding type I glyceraldehyde-3-phosphate dehydrogenase, producing MAVKVAINGFGRIGRLALRLMSEQTDKFEVVAINDLTDSKMLAHLFKYDSSQGRFNGTIEVKEGAFVVNGNEIKVFAEADPEKLPWGDLGVDVVLEATGFFATKEKAEKHVKAGAKKVVITAPGGNDVKTVVYNVNHEILDGSETVISGASCTTNCLAPMAKALNDKFGIVTGTMTTIHAYTGDQNTLDAPHRKGDLRRARAAAVNIVPNSTGAAKAIGLVVPELNGKLDGAAQRVPVPTGSLTELVSILNKKVTVDEVNAAMKEASTESFGYTEEPLVSSDIVGIHFGSLFDATQTKIVQNGDVQLVKTVSWYDNEMSYTSQLIRTLGYFASKISK from the coding sequence ATGGCAGTTAAAGTAGCAATTAATGGATTTGGAAGAATCGGGAGATTAGCATTAAGATTAATGTCTGAACAAACAGATAAATTTGAAGTTGTAGCAATTAATGACTTAACAGATTCTAAAATGTTAGCTCACTTATTCAAATACGATTCATCTCAAGGAAGATTCAATGGAACTATTGAAGTTAAAGAAGGAGCTTTCGTAGTAAACGGAAACGAAATTAAAGTTTTCGCAGAAGCTGATCCTGAAAAATTACCTTGGGGAGATTTAGGAGTAGACGTAGTATTAGAAGCAACAGGTTTCTTTGCAACTAAAGAAAAAGCTGAAAAACACGTAAAAGCAGGAGCTAAAAAAGTAGTTATTACTGCACCTGGTGGAAACGATGTTAAAACAGTAGTTTACAATGTAAACCACGAAATCTTAGATGGTTCAGAAACAGTTATTTCAGGAGCTTCTTGTACAACTAACTGTTTAGCACCAATGGCTAAAGCATTAAATGACAAATTTGGAATTGTAACTGGAACAATGACAACTATCCACGCTTACACAGGAGACCAAAATACATTAGATGCACCACACAGAAAAGGTGACTTAAGAAGAGCAAGAGCTGCTGCAGTAAATATCGTACCTAACTCAACAGGAGCTGCAAAAGCAATTGGATTAGTAGTACCTGAATTAAATGGAAAATTAGATGGAGCTGCTCAAAGAGTACCTGTTCCAACTGGTTCATTAACTGAATTAGTATCTATCTTAAACAAAAAAGTAACTGTCGACGAAGTAAATGCAGCTATGAAAGAAGCATCTACTGAATCATTCGGATACACTGAAGAACCATTAGTATCTTCTGACATCGTTGGAATCCACTTTGGATCATTATTTGATGCAACTCAAACTAAAATTGTTCAAAATGGAGATGTTCAATTAGTTAAAACAGTATCTTGGTATGACAATGAAATGTCTTACACTTCTCAATTAATCAGAACATTAGGATACTTTGCAAGTAAAATTTCTAAATAA
- the ftsZ gene encoding cell division protein FtsZ, translating to MENLNSTVKLKVVGVGGAGGNAINDMIESNITTVEFIAINTDQQDLDRSKATSKVLLGRGTGAGADPEKGRSAARDSEDKIKEVLEGTDMLFITAGMGGGTGTGASPIIAEVAKSMGILTVAIVTKPFSFEGPIKKNNALAGIKNLKENVDTLIAIPNDKLFEIPGMNITLLNAFKEANGILKIGIKGISDLIMKQGIINLDFADIRSIMQNSGIAMLGFGEANGDEKAKNATVQALNSPLLEKSIEGARKILINITAGPDVALNEVYEVANTVTAKAGSEPNLIWGYILDDEQEGTISVSIVATDFQDNAQINVQGNDNNNSKTVRFAPEIKKEEIKPSAEVEEEKQQKSEVFSENKDETQKENFDEDDDDEDDDDNMSDFVLPPFFQE from the coding sequence ATGGAAAATTTGAATAGTACTGTAAAATTAAAAGTAGTAGGAGTAGGTGGAGCTGGTGGAAATGCAATAAATGATATGATTGAAAGTAATATAACAACTGTGGAATTTATAGCTATAAATACCGATCAGCAAGATTTAGATAGATCAAAAGCAACATCAAAAGTTCTTTTAGGAAGAGGGACAGGAGCAGGAGCAGATCCTGAAAAAGGTAGAAGTGCCGCAAGAGATTCTGAAGACAAAATAAAAGAAGTGCTGGAAGGTACAGACATGTTATTTATTACAGCAGGAATGGGTGGAGGAACAGGAACAGGAGCTTCTCCAATCATAGCTGAAGTGGCAAAGTCAATGGGAATTTTAACAGTTGCAATCGTAACAAAACCTTTTAGTTTTGAAGGACCTATCAAAAAAAATAATGCACTGGCTGGAATTAAAAATTTAAAAGAAAATGTCGATACATTAATTGCCATACCAAATGATAAGTTATTTGAAATTCCAGGAATGAATATCACTTTATTAAATGCTTTTAAAGAAGCAAATGGAATATTAAAAATAGGAATAAAAGGAATTTCTGATCTAATTATGAAACAAGGGATTATAAATCTTGACTTTGCGGATATTAGATCAATTATGCAAAATTCTGGTATTGCTATGCTTGGTTTCGGAGAGGCAAATGGGGATGAAAAAGCAAAAAATGCCACAGTTCAGGCACTAAACAGTCCATTATTAGAAAAATCAATAGAAGGTGCAAGAAAAATATTGATAAACATTACAGCTGGACCAGATGTGGCATTAAATGAAGTGTATGAAGTTGCAAATACAGTAACGGCTAAAGCTGGAAGTGAACCTAATTTAATTTGGGGATATATTTTAGATGATGAGCAGGAAGGAACAATAAGTGTGTCAATCGTAGCTACAGACTTTCAAGATAATGCTCAAATAAATGTGCAAGGAAATGATAACAATAATTCAAAAACTGTGAGATTTGCTCCAGAAATAAAAAAAGAAGAAATTAAACCATCAGCAGAAGTAGAAGAAGAAAAACAGCAAAAGTCAGAAGTTTTCTCAGAAAATAAAGATGAAACTCAAAAAGAAAATTTTGATGAAGATGATGACGATGAGGATGACGACGACAATATGTCTGATTTCGTTTTGCCACCATTTTTTCAAGAATAA
- a CDS encoding cell division protein FtsQ/DivIB, whose translation MKRIVKILVILFLLLGIIFFCKRFIDSDYFKVQEVVVTGKTKLLQQDVTEQVEKMKGKNIVYLNTKEIEDFLRNDVRVKKVSITKQFPSKILFNIEERQPYAYVRKGENLFLADDELNIYGDKIEDSPKSMPIIDYTDEASFEGMKIIVSKIKNKDLYSMISEIRKTPKCYEILLVNGLVLKTDTDVSEEKYNKAYNAYDQIIRKEEPLTYIDLRYKLIYKK comes from the coding sequence ATGAAAAGAATAGTTAAAATATTGGTTATATTATTTTTGCTGTTAGGAATTATATTTTTTTGCAAAAGATTTATTGATTCTGATTATTTTAAAGTTCAAGAAGTTGTAGTAACTGGAAAGACAAAGCTTTTACAGCAAGATGTGACGGAACAAGTTGAGAAAATGAAAGGGAAAAATATAGTTTATTTAAATACTAAAGAAATTGAAGATTTTTTAAGAAATGATGTAAGAGTAAAAAAAGTTTCAATTACAAAACAGTTTCCAAGTAAAATATTATTTAATATCGAAGAAAGACAACCTTATGCGTATGTAAGAAAAGGAGAAAATTTATTTTTAGCAGATGACGAATTAAATATTTATGGAGATAAAATAGAAGATTCGCCAAAGAGTATGCCAATTATAGATTATACAGATGAAGCAAGTTTTGAAGGAATGAAAATTATAGTTTCCAAAATAAAAAATAAGGATTTATATTCTATGATTTCAGAAATAAGAAAAACTCCCAAATGTTATGAAATATTACTTGTAAATGGTTTAGTATTAAAAACAGACACTGATGTAAGTGAAGAAAAGTATAACAAAGCATATAATGCGTATGATCAAATAATAAGAAAAGAAGAACCATTGACTTATATAGATTTAAGATATAAACTTATTTATAAAAAATAG
- the murB gene encoding UDP-N-acetylmuramate dehydrogenase, whose product MEVIKNAQMKEYSNMKVGGIAKELIFVEEKNELKEIIDTRKNIFILGNGTNTLIYDGNLDISFVSLKKLKKISIEEKNKDFDLVRVESGLDLDDLIKFMEENNYTGLENITGIPGSVGGLVNMNGGAYGTEIFDCIEEVEVCKNDGKIEKIKTKDLHFKYRTTEIKENKWIVISALFKFKFGFDRAASEDKREQRKVKHPLDLPNLGSTFKNPEGKFAARLISDAGLKGYQVGGARISDKHPNFVTNVGNATFNDVISVIEHVKEVVFEKFNIKLETEIIILK is encoded by the coding sequence ATGGAAGTTATAAAAAATGCACAAATGAAAGAATATTCCAATATGAAAGTTGGTGGAATAGCTAAAGAATTAATTTTTGTGGAAGAAAAAAATGAATTAAAAGAAATAATAGATACGAGAAAAAACATTTTTATTCTAGGAAATGGAACAAATACTTTAATATATGACGGAAATTTGGATATAAGTTTTGTTTCACTAAAAAAATTGAAAAAAATTTCTATTGAAGAGAAAAATAAAGATTTTGATTTGGTCAGAGTGGAGTCTGGATTGGATTTGGATGATTTAATTAAATTTATGGAAGAAAATAACTATACTGGACTTGAAAATATTACAGGAATTCCTGGATCTGTCGGAGGTCTTGTCAATATGAACGGCGGAGCTTACGGGACTGAGATTTTTGACTGCATTGAAGAAGTGGAAGTTTGTAAAAACGACGGAAAAATAGAAAAAATAAAAACAAAAGACTTGCATTTTAAATATAGAACTACTGAAATAAAAGAAAATAAATGGATTGTCATTTCAGCACTATTTAAATTTAAATTTGGTTTTGATCGTGCCGCTTCAGAAGATAAAAGAGAGCAAAGAAAAGTAAAACATCCGTTAGATTTGCCAAATTTGGGAAGTACATTTAAAAATCCTGAAGGGAAATTTGCTGCAAGATTAATTTCTGACGCTGGATTAAAAGGTTATCAAGTGGGTGGTGCAAGAATTTCTGATAAACATCCAAACTTTGTCACAAATGTTGGAAATGCCACTTTTAACGATGTAATTTCAGTGATTGAGCATGTAAAAGAAGTAGTTTTTGAAAAATTTAATATAAAATTAGAGACAGAAATTATCATTTTAAAATAA
- the murC gene encoding UDP-N-acetylmuramate--L-alanine ligase: MLTKVNNIYFSGINGVGMSGLARILAADGFNVAGSDLVRKPVTKDMEDLGIKVYIGQVEENVKDKGIDLFVYSTAIRETNPEYKYVVENNIKKIKRGELLAEIMNRFDGIAVAGTHGKTTTSSMLSVALLEKEPFIVVGGFIPEIQSNSKIGNSEYFIAEADESDNSFLYIKPKYSVVTNVEPDHLDHHGTFENIKKSFEKFIDSTERIAILCKDTVEKVNLKLTNKNIVWYSIKDETADIYAKNIRVEDGITSFEVVKNGEDLGTFRLSIPGEHNVSNSLPVIYFAHEFGCNMKKVKERMLKFKGANRRYQVIYDKGIRIIDDYAHHPTEVRVTIKAAHKTEKGKVTVIFEPHRYSRTKFFFDDFVEALKHADDLILLPIYAASEDNIYGVSSETLAEKIGGNVRVQTKDEIENLLKSEKDSGNTYVFMGAGSVSKLAHEIAQDLEKL, translated from the coding sequence ATGTTGACAAAAGTAAACAATATATATTTTAGTGGAATAAATGGAGTTGGAATGAGTGGACTTGCAAGAATACTTGCAGCTGACGGATTTAATGTAGCGGGTTCAGATTTGGTTAGAAAACCTGTGACAAAGGATATGGAAGATTTGGGAATAAAAGTTTATATTGGACAAGTTGAAGAAAATGTGAAAGATAAAGGAATTGATTTATTTGTATATTCAACAGCGATAAGAGAAACAAATCCTGAATATAAATATGTCGTTGAAAACAATATAAAAAAAATAAAAAGAGGAGAATTACTTGCTGAAATAATGAACCGTTTTGATGGAATTGCAGTTGCTGGAACTCATGGAAAGACAACTACAAGTTCAATGTTAAGCGTGGCACTTCTTGAAAAAGAGCCATTTATCGTAGTTGGAGGATTTATTCCAGAAATTCAAAGCAACAGTAAAATTGGAAATTCGGAATATTTTATAGCGGAAGCCGATGAGAGCGATAACTCATTTTTATACATAAAACCAAAATATTCAGTTGTTACAAATGTGGAACCAGATCATCTTGATCATCATGGAACATTTGAAAATATAAAAAAATCATTTGAAAAATTTATTGATAGCACTGAGAGAATTGCAATTTTGTGTAAAGATACGGTTGAGAAAGTGAATTTGAAACTTACAAATAAAAATATTGTCTGGTACAGTATAAAAGATGAAACAGCCGATATTTATGCAAAAAATATAAGAGTAGAAGATGGAATTACAAGTTTTGAAGTTGTGAAAAATGGTGAAGATTTGGGGACATTTAGATTGAGCATTCCAGGAGAACACAATGTGTCAAATTCACTTCCTGTAATTTATTTTGCACATGAATTTGGCTGCAATATGAAAAAAGTGAAAGAGAGAATGTTAAAATTTAAAGGTGCAAACAGAAGATACCAAGTGATTTATGACAAAGGTATAAGAATTATAGATGATTACGCACATCATCCAACAGAAGTTAGAGTTACAATAAAAGCAGCTCATAAAACAGAAAAAGGAAAAGTTACCGTAATTTTTGAGCCACACAGATACAGCAGAACAAAATTTTTCTTTGACGACTTTGTGGAAGCTTTAAAACACGCTGACGACTTGATACTTCTTCCAATTTATGCGGCTAGTGAAGATAATATTTATGGCGTAAGTTCAGAAACGCTAGCTGAAAAAATTGGTGGAAATGTGAGAGTTCAGACAAAAGACGAGATTGAAAATCTTTTGAAAAGCGAAAAAGATAGTGGAAACACATATGTATTTATGGGTGCGGGAAGTGTTTCAAAACTAGCTCATGAAATAGCGCAAGATTTAGAAAAATTATAA
- the murG gene encoding undecaprenyldiphospho-muramoylpentapeptide beta-N-acetylglucosaminyltransferase yields MEKVVFTTGGTGGHIYPALAIAKKMRKKNIDVLFIGTSHRMEKDIVPRENFRFIGLDVLPLNSLKSGIKMLKAIFSTIKLLKKEKPQKIIGFGNYITIPVLVAANVLKIPYYLQEQNHTMGQANKWFYKGAKKVFIAFKNTIDSVKENQKSKFIVTGNPLREEFYTKDKFEERKKLGIAADEHGILIIGGSLGAKNINEAVSKNWKKIMVDKKLKLFWATGKDNFDEATYRIRDFGTSVVKPYFENVPQLMAACDLVICRAGASTISELIELEKPSILIPYDFVGQKENADVLEFENAAKIFTNETVEEAIDEALSLVKQKTTLEFMSSNIKNLKKGNASELIIKEMGL; encoded by the coding sequence ATGGAAAAAGTGGTATTTACTACTGGCGGGACAGGCGGACATATTTATCCAGCTCTCGCTATTGCAAAAAAAATGAGAAAAAAAAATATAGATGTTTTATTCATAGGAACAAGTCATAGAATGGAAAAAGACATAGTTCCCCGTGAAAATTTTAGATTTATCGGACTTGATGTCTTGCCTCTAAATTCATTAAAATCTGGAATTAAAATGTTAAAAGCGATTTTTAGCACAATAAAATTATTAAAAAAAGAAAAGCCGCAAAAAATAATTGGTTTTGGAAATTACATAACAATCCCAGTTTTAGTAGCTGCAAATGTTTTAAAAATTCCTTATTACCTGCAGGAACAAAATCACACGATGGGACAAGCAAACAAGTGGTTTTACAAAGGAGCAAAAAAAGTGTTTATTGCATTTAAAAATACAATAGATAGTGTAAAAGAAAACCAGAAATCAAAATTTATCGTGACGGGAAATCCATTAAGAGAAGAGTTTTATACAAAAGATAAATTTGAAGAGAGAAAAAAATTGGGAATAGCTGCTGATGAGCATGGAATACTTATCATCGGTGGAAGTCTTGGAGCGAAAAATATAAATGAAGCTGTTTCTAAAAATTGGAAAAAGATAATGGTTGACAAAAAGTTAAAATTATTTTGGGCGACTGGAAAAGATAATTTTGATGAAGCAACTTACAGAATAAGGGATTTTGGGACATCAGTTGTCAAACCTTATTTTGAAAATGTGCCACAGCTTATGGCGGCGTGTGATTTGGTTATTTGCCGAGCTGGAGCTTCGACAATTTCAGAGTTAATTGAGTTGGAAAAACCTTCAATTTTGATTCCTTATGATTTTGTCGGTCAAAAAGAAAATGCGGATGTCTTGGAATTTGAAAACGCAGCTAAAATTTTTACAAATGAAACTGTGGAAGAAGCTATTGATGAAGCGTTGTCGCTTGTAAAACAAAAGACGACTTTGGAATTTATGAGTAGCAATATAAAAAATTTGAAAAAAGGAAATGCTTCTGAATTAATAATAAAAGAAATGGGACTATAA
- a CDS encoding FtsW/RodA/SpoVE family cell cycle protein, which translates to MFKNKKFLGTAFIIVILFLLAVSLLTMASVSYPIAPKNKPGFYYLYKQIGWIVGGLFCFSFAALMNYKRYKEIKIFSVLYIAGIIGLIAVLIFGSKSKGAVRWIDLFGFRMQPSEFSKLIIIIVVSVLVERLKKKNMIATKPWTSAFIILGATGIYSFLILAEKSYTSMAQVALIGILMLFISGINLPTFSIIFVGLAFLGKILLMKDKYRVDRIAGHKNLNEVPFQVQQSLIAIGSGKLTGRGYGNGFQKYRFLPEIHTDYILSGFAEENGFIGVLLLILVYVFLLVIILMVAFKIKDMFAKYLLIGIFVMFATQILGNITVATNMLPSTGIPLPLMSYGGSSIFVSMFALGIVYNVIRALYKQEMGDELDEINEVEYMM; encoded by the coding sequence TTGTTTAAAAATAAGAAATTTTTGGGAACGGCATTTATAATAGTTATTTTATTTCTTTTGGCAGTAAGCCTTTTAACGATGGCAAGTGTCAGTTATCCGATTGCGCCGAAAAATAAACCAGGTTTTTATTATTTGTATAAACAGATAGGTTGGATAGTTGGTGGATTGTTTTGCTTTTCTTTTGCAGCACTGATGAATTATAAAAGATATAAAGAAATTAAAATTTTTTCAGTGCTTTATATAGCAGGAATAATAGGACTTATAGCAGTATTAATTTTTGGAAGCAAGTCAAAAGGAGCGGTTCGTTGGATAGATTTATTTGGTTTTAGGATGCAGCCATCAGAATTTTCAAAATTAATAATAATTATCGTTGTTTCTGTACTTGTTGAACGATTAAAAAAGAAAAACATGATAGCGACAAAACCTTGGACTTCAGCATTTATAATTTTAGGAGCGACAGGGATTTATTCATTTCTTATTCTTGCGGAAAAATCGTATACGAGTATGGCTCAGGTTGCGCTCATTGGAATTCTAATGCTGTTTATTTCAGGAATTAATCTACCGACTTTTTCAATAATATTTGTGGGATTAGCGTTTCTTGGAAAAATTTTATTAATGAAGGATAAATATAGGGTTGACAGAATAGCGGGTCATAAAAATCTAAATGAAGTTCCTTTTCAAGTGCAGCAGTCGTTAATAGCTATAGGAAGCGGGAAATTAACAGGAAGAGGTTATGGAAATGGATTTCAAAAATATAGATTTTTACCTGAAATTCACACAGATTACATACTTTCTGGGTTTGCTGAAGAAAATGGATTTATAGGAGTTTTACTTTTAATTTTAGTTTATGTATTTTTGCTTGTCATAATTTTGATGGTCGCCTTTAAAATTAAAGATATGTTTGCAAAATATTTATTAATTGGAATTTTTGTGATGTTTGCGACACAGATATTGGGAAATATTACTGTTGCGACTAATATGCTACCTTCAACTGGAATTCCATTGCCACTTATGAGCTATGGTGGAAGTTCGATATTTGTCAGTATGTTTGCGCTAGGAATAGTTTATAATGTCATAAGGGCGCTCTATAAACAGGAGATGGGCGATGAATTGGACGAAATTAACGAAGTCGAATACATGATGTAA